One Paraburkholderia dioscoreae DNA segment encodes these proteins:
- a CDS encoding ABC transporter substrate-binding protein, whose protein sequence is MNRTVLARILSMSAVAGVTAAGVSSSASAAPLDALIAAAKQEGQLTVIALPHDWCNYGELVAGFQKKYGIKVNELNPDAGSGDEVEAIKANKGNKGPQAPDVIDVGLSFGPSAKAAGLLQPYKVATWNSIPKESKDADGYWYGDYYGVLSFEVNADMIDKAPADWSDLLKPDYKNAVSLAGDPRSANQAIQAVYAAGLSQSKGDASKAGQAGLTYFANLNKNGNFVPVIGKAASLAQGTTPIVVRWDYNALADRDTLKGNPKVQVVIPKTGVVAGVYVQAISAYAPHPNAAKLWMEYLYSDEGQIGWLKGYCHPMRYTELVNGKKVPQALLDKLPPPSSYKNVVFPTLSQQDAYKDTITKHWDEAVGANVK, encoded by the coding sequence ATGAACCGCACCGTGTTAGCTCGCATACTTTCGATGTCGGCCGTTGCGGGTGTCACCGCCGCCGGCGTCAGCAGCAGCGCTTCGGCCGCGCCGCTCGATGCGCTGATTGCCGCCGCGAAGCAGGAAGGCCAACTTACCGTGATCGCGTTGCCGCACGACTGGTGCAACTACGGAGAACTGGTCGCGGGCTTTCAGAAGAAGTACGGCATCAAGGTCAATGAGCTGAATCCGGATGCGGGTTCGGGCGACGAAGTCGAAGCCATCAAGGCGAACAAGGGCAACAAGGGCCCGCAGGCCCCCGACGTGATCGACGTGGGCCTCTCGTTCGGTCCGTCCGCGAAGGCAGCAGGGCTGCTGCAGCCGTATAAGGTCGCCACGTGGAACTCGATTCCGAAAGAGTCGAAAGACGCCGACGGCTATTGGTATGGCGATTACTACGGCGTGCTCTCGTTTGAAGTCAACGCCGACATGATCGACAAGGCGCCGGCTGACTGGAGCGATCTGCTCAAGCCGGATTACAAGAATGCCGTCTCGCTGGCCGGCGATCCGCGCTCGGCCAATCAGGCGATCCAGGCCGTGTATGCCGCGGGCCTCTCGCAGAGCAAGGGCGATGCGAGCAAGGCCGGGCAGGCCGGGCTCACTTATTTCGCTAACCTGAACAAGAACGGCAACTTCGTGCCGGTGATCGGCAAGGCCGCATCGCTCGCGCAAGGCACCACGCCGATCGTCGTGCGCTGGGATTACAACGCGCTGGCTGACCGCGACACGCTGAAGGGCAATCCGAAGGTGCAGGTGGTGATTCCGAAGACGGGCGTGGTCGCCGGTGTGTACGTTCAGGCGATCAGCGCTTATGCGCCGCATCCGAACGCAGCCAAGCTGTGGATGGAATATCTGTACTCGGATGAAGGTCAGATCGGCTGGCTGAAGGGCTACTGTCACCCGATGCGCTATACCGAACTGGTGAACGGCAAGAAGGTGCCGCAAGCGTTGCTCGACAAGCTGCCGCCGCCTTCGTCGTACAAGAACGTCGTATTCCCGACGCTGTCGCAACAGGACGCGTACAAGGACACCATCACGAAGCATTGGGACGAAGCGGTCGGCGCGAACGTCAAGTAA
- a CDS encoding ABC transporter permease, which translates to MSASSDAGTAQPELLVPPVPSPTPRVDGPGRASQFLAWIGVVPFFTFALLFLILPTGFLMVGAFQDSQGHFTLANFRDLLQPTVMDAYWISFKVSAASSLGGAVIGSLLAWAAVQGKLPGWIRPTLMTFSGVASNFAGVPLAFAFICTLGRVGLVTVLLKKYLGFNLYSTGFSILSFSGLTLTYLYFQIPLMVLIVTPALDGLKREWREACDCLGGTAYQYWRYVALPVLWPSVLGAALLLFANSFGAVATAYALTGSSLNIVTILLYAQIRGDVMHNQNLGYALALGMVLVTGLSNGGYIWLRSRAERGRR; encoded by the coding sequence ATGAGCGCTTCATCGGATGCCGGGACGGCGCAGCCGGAATTGCTGGTTCCGCCTGTACCCAGCCCAACGCCTCGCGTCGACGGTCCAGGGCGCGCGTCGCAGTTCCTCGCGTGGATCGGCGTGGTGCCGTTCTTTACCTTCGCGCTGCTGTTCCTGATTCTGCCGACCGGCTTCCTGATGGTCGGCGCATTCCAGGATTCGCAAGGCCACTTCACGCTCGCCAATTTCCGCGACCTGCTCCAGCCGACCGTGATGGACGCGTACTGGATCAGTTTCAAGGTGAGCGCAGCCTCCTCGCTCGGCGGTGCGGTGATCGGTTCGCTGCTCGCCTGGGCGGCGGTGCAGGGCAAACTGCCGGGCTGGATTCGTCCGACCTTGATGACGTTTTCCGGCGTCGCGTCGAACTTTGCCGGCGTGCCGCTCGCGTTCGCTTTCATCTGCACACTGGGCCGCGTCGGGCTCGTCACCGTGTTGCTGAAGAAATACCTCGGCTTCAATCTGTACTCGACGGGCTTCAGCATCCTGAGCTTTTCCGGTCTGACGCTGACCTATCTGTATTTCCAGATTCCCTTGATGGTGCTGATCGTCACACCCGCGCTCGACGGTCTGAAGCGCGAATGGCGCGAGGCCTGCGATTGCCTCGGCGGCACCGCGTATCAATACTGGCGCTACGTCGCGCTGCCGGTACTGTGGCCTAGCGTGCTCGGCGCCGCGCTACTGCTGTTCGCCAATTCGTTCGGTGCGGTCGCGACGGCTTATGCGCTGACCGGCAGTTCGCTGAACATCGTCACGATCCTGCTGTATGCGCAGATTCGCGGCGACGTGATGCACAACCAGAATCTCGGCTACGCGCTCGCGCTCGGCATGGTGCTCGTTACCGGCCTCTCGAACGGCGGCTACATCTGGCTGCGCTCGCGCGCTGAAAGGGGACGTCGATGA
- a CDS encoding ABC transporter permease, which yields MKSQSRVGAWTAMIVGSLYFLIPLIATFEFSLRMKRGAYSFEAYSVVLGDPRFQASFGYSILMALLTIVVGVLLVVPTAYWVQLRLPKLRPVVEFITLLPLVVPAIVIVFGYLRIYNSSSILPLTGNERATDLLLVFGYVTLSLPYMYRAVDAGLRAVDVRSLTEAAECLGASWPTILFKVIFPNIRSGILSGAFLTFAVVIGEFTLASLLDRPAFGPYLQLIGANRAYEPSALAIIAFVITWASMGLIQVFGSARAMSGQKV from the coding sequence ATGAAAAGCCAATCGCGCGTGGGTGCGTGGACTGCGATGATCGTCGGTTCGCTGTACTTTCTGATTCCGCTGATCGCGACGTTCGAGTTCAGCCTGCGCATGAAACGCGGCGCGTACAGCTTCGAAGCGTATAGCGTCGTGCTCGGCGATCCGCGCTTTCAGGCCTCCTTCGGCTATTCGATCCTGATGGCGCTGCTGACGATCGTGGTCGGCGTGCTGCTGGTGGTGCCGACCGCTTACTGGGTGCAGTTGCGTTTGCCGAAGCTGCGGCCGGTGGTCGAGTTCATCACGCTGTTGCCGCTGGTGGTGCCGGCCATCGTGATCGTGTTTGGCTATCTGCGCATCTATAACAGCAGTTCGATTCTGCCGCTCACCGGCAACGAGCGCGCCACGGATCTATTGCTGGTGTTCGGCTACGTGACGCTCTCGCTGCCGTACATGTACCGCGCCGTCGATGCCGGCCTGCGCGCGGTCGACGTGCGTTCGCTCACCGAAGCGGCCGAATGTCTCGGCGCGAGCTGGCCGACCATTCTCTTCAAGGTGATCTTTCCGAATATCCGCTCGGGCATTCTGTCCGGCGCGTTTCTCACCTTTGCGGTGGTGATCGGCGAATTCACACTGGCGAGCCTGCTCGACCGTCCCGCGTTCGGTCCGTATCTGCAATTGATCGGCGCGAACCGCGCGTACGAACCGTCGGCGCTTGCGATCATCGCGTTCGTGATCACGTGGGCGTCGATGGGTTTGATCCAGGTATTCGGCTCGGCCCGCGCCATGAGCGGCCAGAAAGTGTGA
- a CDS encoding ABC transporter ATP-binding protein yields MAFLEIENLHKSFGANTALHHFDMKIERGEFITFLGPSGCGKTTVLRMIAGFETPTRGIIRLDNKDVTHLRTRQRKVGMVFQSYALFPNMTVAENIGFGLKITHRPQAEINSRVEEMLQLIKLPQLGGRYPWQLSGGQQQRVALARALAGKPQVLLLDEPLSALDAKIRISLRQDIRALQRELGITSIFVTHDQEEALSISDRIVVMNEGRVEQIGSPSEIYNYPRTRFVASFVGTLNILAGHVVDPATGRMVVDGQELTTTQELPSNDAGKKRLLALRPEAIVLEPAAPGRNTLNATVEEVNFLGAVVRIRTRVKDAVISLDVFNDPNRGLPERGQPVSLGFSHENLLVLEEGGV; encoded by the coding sequence ATGGCATTCCTAGAGATCGAAAATCTGCATAAGTCCTTCGGGGCGAACACCGCGCTGCATCACTTCGACATGAAGATCGAGCGCGGCGAGTTCATTACTTTCCTCGGGCCGTCCGGCTGCGGCAAGACCACGGTGCTACGCATGATCGCCGGCTTCGAAACGCCGACGCGCGGCATCATCCGGCTGGATAACAAGGACGTTACCCACCTTCGCACGCGGCAGCGCAAGGTCGGCATGGTGTTCCAGTCGTATGCGCTGTTTCCGAACATGACGGTGGCCGAGAACATCGGCTTTGGCCTGAAGATCACGCATCGGCCGCAGGCGGAGATCAACAGCCGCGTCGAGGAGATGCTGCAGCTGATCAAGCTGCCGCAACTGGGCGGGCGTTATCCGTGGCAATTGTCGGGCGGCCAGCAGCAGCGCGTGGCGCTCGCACGGGCGCTCGCCGGCAAGCCGCAGGTGTTGCTGCTCGACGAACCGCTTTCCGCGCTCGACGCCAAGATCCGCATTTCGTTGCGTCAGGACATTCGCGCGTTGCAGCGCGAACTCGGTATCACGTCGATTTTCGTCACGCACGATCAGGAAGAGGCGCTGTCGATTTCCGACCGCATCGTCGTGATGAACGAGGGCCGTGTCGAGCAGATCGGCTCGCCCTCCGAGATCTATAACTATCCGCGCACCCGGTTCGTCGCGTCGTTCGTCGGCACGCTGAATATTCTGGCCGGACATGTGGTCGATCCGGCAACCGGCAGGATGGTGGTGGACGGTCAGGAGTTGACCACCACGCAGGAGTTGCCGTCGAACGATGCGGGCAAGAAACGCCTGCTCGCGCTGCGGCCCGAAGCGATCGTGCTGGAGCCGGCCGCGCCCGGTCGCAACACGCTGAACGCGACCGTTGAAGAAGTGAATTTCCTCGGCGCCGTGGTGCGCATCAGAACACGCGTGAAAGACGCGGTGATTTCGCTCGACGTGTTCAACGACCCGAACCGCGGTTTGCCCGAACGCGGGCAGCCGGTGTCGCTGGGTTTCTCGCACGAGAATCTGCTGGTGCTGGAAGAAGGCGGCGTTTAG
- a CDS encoding dicarboxylate/amino acid:cation symporter — translation MKKPIHKVLYVQVIAAIIVGIALGHFYPDLAVDMKPLGDGFIKLIKMVIGPIIFCTVVTGIAGMEDMKKVGRVGGKALLYFEIVSTFALVLGLIATHVLKPGVGFNIDPATLDGKAVASYAAKAHGQSSVEFLMHIIPDTLVSAFAQGEILQILLIALLFGAVLATAGEKGKVVTSFIDGLSHVLFGIVRIITKLAPIGAFGAMAFTIGKYGIGSLLPMLKLIGTFYLTSVVFVVVVLGIIARAVGFNILRFVAYIKEEMLIVLGTSSSEAALPQLMLKLERLGCSRSVVGLVVPTGYSFNLDGTNIYMTMAVLFIAQATNTDLTWTQQLTLLAVTMLTSKGASGVTGAGFITLAATLAVVPTIPLSGMVLILGIDRFMSECRALTNIVGNGVATVVVSAWEKELDRSKLNAALRGDVAIKEPAGV, via the coding sequence GTGAAGAAACCTATCCACAAAGTGCTGTACGTCCAGGTGATCGCGGCGATCATCGTCGGTATCGCGCTCGGGCATTTCTACCCCGATCTCGCCGTCGACATGAAGCCGCTCGGCGACGGCTTCATCAAGCTGATCAAGATGGTGATCGGGCCGATCATCTTCTGTACGGTGGTGACAGGTATTGCCGGCATGGAGGACATGAAGAAAGTCGGCCGGGTGGGCGGCAAGGCGCTGCTGTATTTCGAAATCGTCTCGACCTTCGCACTGGTGCTCGGCCTGATCGCCACACACGTGCTGAAGCCGGGCGTCGGCTTCAACATCGATCCGGCCACGCTCGACGGCAAGGCCGTCGCCTCGTACGCTGCCAAAGCACACGGGCAGTCGAGCGTCGAGTTCCTGATGCACATCATTCCGGACACGCTCGTGTCGGCGTTCGCGCAGGGCGAGATCCTGCAGATCCTGCTGATCGCGCTGCTGTTCGGCGCGGTGCTCGCAACGGCCGGTGAGAAGGGCAAAGTCGTGACGAGCTTTATCGACGGGCTCTCGCATGTGCTGTTCGGCATCGTGCGCATCATCACGAAGCTGGCGCCGATCGGCGCGTTCGGCGCGATGGCCTTCACGATCGGCAAGTACGGTATCGGCTCGCTTCTGCCAATGCTCAAGCTGATCGGCACGTTCTATCTGACCTCGGTCGTGTTCGTGGTGGTCGTGCTCGGCATCATCGCGCGTGCGGTGGGCTTCAACATCCTGCGCTTTGTCGCGTACATCAAGGAAGAGATGCTGATCGTGCTCGGCACGAGCTCGTCCGAAGCGGCGCTCCCGCAACTGATGCTGAAACTCGAAAGGCTCGGCTGCTCGCGCTCGGTGGTGGGCCTCGTGGTGCCGACCGGTTATTCGTTCAATCTCGACGGCACCAACATCTACATGACGATGGCCGTGCTGTTCATCGCGCAGGCGACCAACACCGACCTGACGTGGACGCAGCAGCTCACGCTGCTGGCGGTCACCATGCTGACCTCGAAGGGCGCGAGCGGCGTGACGGGCGCGGGCTTCATCACGCTGGCTGCGACGCTTGCCGTGGTGCCGACCATTCCGCTGTCGGGCATGGTGCTGATTCTCGGTATCGACCGCTTCATGAGCGAATGCCGCGCGCTGACCAACATTGTCGGCAACGGCGTGGCGACGGTGGTGGTCTCGGCGTGGGAAAAGGAACTGGACCGCAGCAAGCTGAACGCCGCCTTGCGTGGCGACGTGGCGATCAAAGAGCCGGCCGGCGTTTAA
- a CDS encoding sensor histidine kinase, translated as MKPVAVRRTPAPSADEACADGASPYATINDPHRSDIANVTRRLLILFALVAGLVAACGLTYSIAWQSGIDHLRRNAAVRVDRTTSALKSTLERYESLPYLLAEHPIVQDVLVNPSAANVARANLYLEDLNRHARATVTYIIPLDGFCVAASNWRGPGSFIGAGYQFRPYFLDAVRGGVGRFFGIGTISQAPGYYISQPVRRDDKIVGVAVVKLDLEWFQAADASEPLVVTDDHGVIFLSSMPAWKYHTIRPLSGPVADSIYQARQYAQQPIAPLPVSIERTLEGNAQIVRIGGGRYAPRYLASRRGMGEPDWHLITMSPVDPVDADARKATIVTGFGYVSLALLAFYWRMRRARVREVMRSRALLQKAYAELNRRVAERTADLSQANEQLQKEVAERTRAEQELRAAHDELIQASKLAALGQMAAGITHELNQPLAALRGFSDNTRVLLERGDQVSARENLEAIAALTERMGKITNQLKLFVGRARPRSARAPIVRALRNVVALLQKRLQGVEIEFALLDAQSGSRMPLSLADDYPELIAHCDDLRLEQVLINLLGNALDATADIDSPRISIEIEVADANLSFVVSDNGPGIADDVLPRLFEPFFTTKEMGQGLGLGLAISSSIARDCGGSLVARNAPGGGALFVLTLRRARMQTSHTSDPLTAGS; from the coding sequence ATGAAACCGGTGGCCGTGCGCCGAACCCCCGCGCCGTCGGCCGACGAAGCTTGCGCCGACGGCGCGTCGCCTTATGCCACAATAAACGATCCTCACCGATCGGATATTGCCAACGTGACGCGACGCCTGCTGATCCTCTTCGCGCTCGTCGCCGGGCTCGTGGCAGCGTGCGGGCTCACGTACAGCATCGCGTGGCAAAGCGGCATCGACCATTTGCGGCGCAACGCCGCGGTGCGAGTCGACCGTACGACGAGCGCGCTGAAGAGCACGCTCGAACGCTACGAATCGCTGCCTTATCTGCTGGCGGAACACCCTATCGTGCAGGACGTGCTGGTGAATCCCAGCGCAGCCAATGTGGCGCGCGCCAATCTTTATCTCGAAGACCTGAACCGTCACGCGCGCGCCACCGTCACGTACATCATTCCGCTCGACGGTTTTTGCGTTGCGGCGAGCAACTGGCGCGGGCCGGGCAGCTTCATCGGTGCCGGCTATCAATTCCGGCCGTATTTTCTCGATGCGGTCAGAGGCGGCGTGGGCCGCTTCTTCGGCATTGGTACGATTTCGCAGGCGCCGGGCTACTACATCTCGCAGCCGGTGCGGCGCGACGACAAGATTGTCGGCGTGGCGGTCGTCAAACTCGATCTCGAATGGTTTCAGGCCGCGGATGCGTCCGAGCCGCTCGTCGTGACCGACGACCACGGCGTGATTTTTCTGTCGTCGATGCCGGCGTGGAAATACCATACGATCCGGCCGCTGTCGGGGCCGGTCGCCGATTCGATCTACCAGGCGCGTCAATACGCGCAGCAGCCGATCGCGCCGCTGCCGGTGTCGATCGAGCGCACGCTCGAAGGCAACGCGCAGATCGTGCGCATCGGCGGCGGCCGCTATGCGCCGCGCTATCTCGCGTCGCGGCGCGGCATGGGCGAACCGGACTGGCATCTGATCACCATGTCGCCGGTCGATCCGGTCGACGCCGACGCGCGCAAGGCGACCATCGTCACAGGCTTCGGCTACGTATCGCTGGCGTTGCTCGCGTTCTATTGGAGAATGCGCCGTGCCCGCGTGCGCGAGGTGATGCGCAGCCGGGCGCTGCTGCAAAAAGCCTACGCGGAACTGAACCGGCGCGTTGCCGAGCGCACCGCGGATCTCTCTCAGGCGAACGAACAGTTGCAGAAGGAAGTGGCCGAACGCACGCGCGCCGAACAGGAGTTGCGCGCCGCGCATGATGAACTGATCCAGGCGAGCAAGCTCGCCGCGCTCGGTCAGATGGCCGCCGGCATCACGCATGAACTGAATCAGCCGCTCGCCGCGCTGCGTGGCTTCTCGGATAACACACGCGTGCTGCTCGAACGCGGCGACCAGGTGTCGGCGCGCGAAAATCTCGAAGCGATCGCGGCGCTCACTGAGCGCATGGGCAAGATCACCAATCAGCTGAAACTGTTCGTCGGACGCGCGCGGCCGCGCAGTGCGCGTGCGCCGATCGTGCGGGCGTTGCGCAACGTGGTGGCGCTGCTGCAAAAGCGCTTGCAGGGCGTCGAGATCGAATTCGCCTTGCTCGATGCGCAAAGCGGCAGCCGCATGCCGCTGAGTCTCGCCGACGACTATCCCGAACTGATCGCGCATTGCGACGATCTGCGACTGGAGCAGGTGCTGATCAATCTGCTCGGCAACGCGCTCGATGCGACCGCCGACATCGACTCGCCGCGCATTTCGATCGAGATCGAGGTCGCCGACGCGAACCTGTCGTTCGTCGTGAGCGACAACGGCCCCGGCATTGCCGACGATGTCCTGCCGCGCCTGTTCGAGCCGTTCTTCACCACCAAAGAAATGGGCCAGGGGCTGGGACTCGGGCTGGCGATATCGTCTTCGATCGCGCGCGATTGCGGCGGCTCGCTCGTGGCGCGCAACGCGCCGGGCGGCGGCGCATTATTCGTGTTGACGCTGCGCCGCGCGCGCATGCAGACGAGCCACACATCGGACCCGCTGACGGCGGGCTCCTGA
- a CDS encoding sigma-54-dependent transcriptional regulator: protein MLNHGLQVLYIEDDELVRRASVQSLQLAGFDVIGHASVESAAKTIGADFSGVIVSDIRLPGASGLDLLAQCHERAPDVPVILVTGHGDISMAVQAMRDGAYDFIEKPFASERLIETVRRALERRKLVLENLALRRELAEQNSVAPRIIGRSPAIEQVRRLIANIAPTDASVLINGDTGAGKELIARSLHELSPRRDKPFIAVNCGALPEPMFESEMFGYEPGAFTGAAKRRIGKLEHASGGTLFLDEIESMPLALQVKLLRVLQDGVLERLGSNQPIRVNCRVVAAAKGDMAEHVADGSFRRDLLYRLNVVTIALPPLGERREDIVPLFEHFLLDAAVRYQRPAPILTDRQRAGLMQRDWPGNVRELRNAADRFVLGVADDPVMSFGDDGAAAQPLKERVEQFERAVIAEALEQTGGVVAVAADKLQLGKATLYEKIKRYGLAAKGEGER, encoded by the coding sequence ATGCTGAACCACGGCCTGCAAGTGCTGTATATCGAAGACGACGAACTGGTGCGGCGCGCCAGCGTGCAGAGTCTGCAACTGGCGGGCTTCGACGTGATCGGCCATGCGTCGGTGGAGTCCGCGGCGAAGACGATCGGCGCGGACTTCTCTGGCGTGATCGTCAGCGACATTCGCTTGCCGGGCGCAAGCGGCCTCGATCTGCTTGCGCAATGCCATGAGCGCGCGCCCGACGTACCGGTGATCCTTGTAACGGGCCACGGCGACATTTCAATGGCCGTTCAGGCCATGCGCGACGGCGCGTACGACTTCATCGAAAAGCCGTTCGCGTCCGAGCGGCTGATCGAAACCGTGCGGCGTGCGTTGGAGCGCCGCAAGCTGGTGTTGGAAAACCTCGCGTTGCGCCGTGAACTGGCGGAACAGAACTCGGTGGCGCCGCGGATCATCGGCAGGAGCCCGGCGATCGAACAGGTGCGGCGGCTGATCGCCAATATCGCGCCGACCGACGCCTCCGTGCTGATCAACGGCGACACCGGCGCGGGCAAGGAGCTGATCGCGCGCAGTCTGCATGAACTGTCGCCGCGGCGTGACAAGCCGTTTATCGCGGTGAACTGTGGCGCGCTGCCGGAGCCGATGTTCGAATCGGAAATGTTCGGCTACGAGCCGGGCGCTTTCACCGGCGCGGCGAAACGCCGGATCGGCAAGCTCGAGCATGCGTCGGGCGGCACGCTGTTTCTGGACGAGATCGAGAGCATGCCGCTCGCGTTGCAGGTCAAGCTGCTGCGCGTGCTGCAGGACGGCGTGCTGGAGCGGCTCGGTTCGAATCAGCCCATTCGGGTGAATTGCCGCGTGGTCGCCGCCGCCAAGGGCGATATGGCCGAGCACGTCGCGGACGGCTCGTTCCGGCGCGATCTGCTGTACCGGCTGAATGTGGTGACGATCGCGTTGCCGCCGCTGGGCGAGCGTCGCGAGGACATCGTGCCGCTTTTCGAACATTTCCTGCTGGACGCGGCGGTGCGTTATCAACGCCCGGCGCCGATCCTCACCGACCGTCAGCGTGCCGGCCTGATGCAGCGCGACTGGCCGGGCAACGTGCGGGAACTGCGCAATGCCGCCGACCGCTTCGTGCTCGGCGTCGCCGACGACCCCGTCATGTCGTTCGGCGACGACGGCGCGGCCGCACAGCCTTTGAAAGAGCGCGTCGAACAATTCGAGCGGGCGGTGATCGCCGAGGCGTTGGAGCAGACCGGCGGCGTGGTCGCCGTCGCGGCAGACAAGCTGCAACTCGGCAAGGCGACGCTCTACGAGAAGATCAAACGATATGGCCTCGCGGCCAAAGGGGAAGGGGAGCGGTGA
- a CDS encoding TlpA disulfide reductase family protein: MSSTPSTAARRANPLRYIVIAAVAIAIAVAGYFAFAGQQRVPDATFTLLSGQKVSTADLKGKVYLVNFWATSCDTCMKEMPQMVQTYNRFKDQGLEFVAVAMNYDAPMYVANYTQTRQLPFKVAMDDGSAAKQFGNVQLTPTTFLVDKDGRILKRYVGEPQFAELDQLLEKALKPV; encoded by the coding sequence ATGAGCTCCACTCCGTCCACCGCTGCCCGGCGCGCAAATCCGCTTCGCTACATCGTCATTGCCGCCGTGGCCATTGCGATCGCCGTTGCCGGTTATTTCGCGTTTGCAGGCCAGCAGCGCGTGCCCGATGCGACCTTCACGTTGCTGTCGGGCCAGAAAGTCTCGACCGCCGACCTGAAAGGCAAGGTCTACCTCGTCAACTTCTGGGCGACGAGTTGCGATACGTGCATGAAGGAAATGCCGCAGATGGTCCAGACCTATAACCGCTTCAAGGACCAGGGTCTGGAATTCGTCGCAGTGGCAATGAACTACGACGCGCCCATGTACGTGGCCAACTACACGCAAACTCGCCAGTTGCCGTTCAAGGTGGCGATGGACGACGGCTCGGCCGCCAAGCAGTTCGGCAACGTTCAGCTGACGCCGACCACGTTCCTGGTAGACAAGGACGGCAGGATTCTCAAGCGCTATGTCGGCGAGCCGCAATTCGCCGAGCTCGACCAACTGCTGGAAAAGGCGCTGAAACCCGTCTGA
- a CDS encoding YifB family Mg chelatase-like AAA ATPase, with protein sequence MSLAVVRSRAPAAGRAPEVTVEVHLANGLPSFSIVGLPDLEVRESRERVRAALQNCNFDFPVRRITVNLAPADLPKESGRFDLPIALGILAASGQIPAESLLHREFAGELSLTGALRPMRGAFAMACGTARSGVAHGGASSGISGELAASEPAAHSAPQLYLPAASAAEAALVPGVDVYGAADLPSLCAHLADAPDGRLYPVAAPDPAAGASAAVPDMGDVIGQRGARRALEVAAAGGHHVLLVGPPGAGKSMLAARLPGLLPPMTDDEALSSAALLSASRAGFTPSQWRRRPFRAPHHSSSAAALVGGRNPPQPGEITLAHLGVLFLDELPEFDRDVLETLREPLEAGRITISRAALQADFPAACQLIAAMNPCPCGWRGDPQGRCRCTPEIAARYLRKLSGPLLDRIDIQLEIPALAPAELSARSTTTGEPSAAIAVRVNRARERQLSRQGKTNRELGGREVDEVCRPDAAGEMLLREAGERFGWSARAYYRVLKVARTIADLAGTPMPSAAQIGEAIQYRRAFGSL encoded by the coding sequence ATGTCGCTTGCCGTGGTGCGCAGTCGCGCGCCGGCCGCTGGCCGCGCGCCCGAAGTAACCGTCGAGGTCCACCTCGCGAACGGATTACCCTCTTTTTCGATCGTCGGGCTGCCCGATCTGGAAGTGCGCGAAAGCCGCGAGCGGGTGCGAGCGGCGCTGCAGAACTGCAATTTCGACTTCCCCGTCCGGCGCATTACCGTCAATCTCGCTCCCGCCGATTTGCCGAAGGAATCCGGCCGCTTCGATCTGCCGATCGCTTTGGGCATTCTCGCGGCGAGCGGCCAGATTCCCGCCGAGTCCTTGCTGCATCGCGAATTCGCCGGCGAGCTGTCTTTGACCGGCGCGCTCAGGCCGATGCGCGGCGCTTTCGCCATGGCCTGCGGAACGGCACGCAGCGGTGTCGCTCACGGCGGCGCATCTTCTGGAATTTCAGGCGAGCTCGCTGCAAGCGAGCCAGCCGCACACTCCGCTCCACAGCTCTACCTGCCCGCCGCGAGCGCGGCGGAAGCGGCGCTCGTGCCCGGCGTCGACGTCTACGGCGCCGCCGATCTTCCCTCACTGTGCGCTCACCTGGCGGATGCGCCTGACGGGCGGCTCTATCCGGTTGCCGCGCCGGACCCCGCCGCCGGCGCAAGCGCCGCCGTTCCGGATATGGGCGATGTGATCGGTCAGCGCGGCGCGCGGCGGGCACTTGAAGTCGCTGCGGCGGGCGGCCATCACGTATTGCTGGTCGGGCCGCCCGGCGCGGGCAAATCGATGCTCGCCGCCCGCCTGCCCGGCCTCCTGCCACCCATGACCGACGACGAAGCGCTTAGCTCCGCCGCCTTGCTGTCCGCCAGCCGGGCCGGTTTCACGCCCTCGCAGTGGCGGCGGCGGCCGTTTCGCGCTCCGCATCATTCGTCCAGCGCGGCGGCGCTGGTGGGCGGACGCAATCCGCCGCAGCCCGGTGAGATTACGCTCGCGCATCTGGGCGTGCTATTTCTCGACGAGCTGCCCGAATTCGATCGGGATGTGCTGGAGACGCTGCGTGAGCCGCTTGAAGCCGGTCGCATCACGATTTCACGCGCCGCCCTGCAGGCGGATTTCCCGGCTGCGTGCCAATTGATCGCCGCCATGAACCCGTGTCCATGCGGCTGGCGCGGTGATCCCCAAGGCCGCTGCCGCTGCACACCAGAGATCGCGGCGCGCTACCTGCGCAAGCTTTCCGGGCCGCTACTCGACCGGATTGACATCCAACTCGAGATTCCCGCCCTCGCGCCCGCGGAACTGTCTGCCCGTTCGACAACCACTGGGGAGCCGAGCGCGGCCATTGCCGTGCGTGTGAATCGCGCTCGCGAGCGTCAATTGAGCCGTCAGGGCAAGACCAACCGTGAATTGGGGGGACGCGAAGTGGACGAGGTGTGCCGCCCCGACGCCGCGGGCGAGATGCTATTGCGTGAAGCTGGAGAGCGTTTCGGCTGGTCGGCGCGCGCGTACTACCGGGTTCTCAAGGTGGCGCGCACTATCGCCGACCTCGCCGGCACGCCCATGCCGAGTGCCGCGCAGATCGGCGAAGCGATCCAGTATCGCCGCGCTTTTGGCTCGCTATGA